TGGACACTGGAGATAAAgtgacagaataataaaaataaaaccaaagcaATTTTGGGCAAAGAGTCAAAACACTTTAACTACATATTTGGTCAAAATTGAGTTAAGACCGGTATCAGATTTCTGGCACCTGTTTTAccatattagaaaaaaaaaatccatagaAATTTTAGTAATTTTTGTGACTGATTGATTGTAAACTACTAAGTAATACtactaatattatttttaagCAGTAAATGGACAGACAGAAACTTAGCAAGACAGCTGGTTTATACATGTAATTCTTTTGAACTAGGATAGTGCAGtaactgtattgttttgtactttttaaaataaaataataataatcagttaAAATTTAATAAGATGAAGGTAttacaaccttttttttaatctgttacaAAGATTATCAGCCAGCCAGCAAACTTAAAACCCTCATTTTCTACTTCTGCTGTAGTTACTgttctctgctctctttgtAGAACAGTATTAGTTTTTACTTTTGCCTACATATTTACCTGTATAGCTCTACTATAAGCCAGGATTAGCATCTCTGTATATCTGTAgttctctgaggaaaacaggGCATTGGCAGTGATTCCACGCAGTAAGTTTTGAGTGTCATCGTCTTTGGAGCTTTATTGTTTTTCCACCTGTAGTAATGGTCCCATTTCAGGTCAAACCCAATCCTCTTGTTACAGGTCAGGTCAGCACTGTGTGGTTTGGAGGAGCTGGACCTCTCCGACCTGCGCTACCTCTCCGACCTCACCTTCAACCGGCTCACGGGCTGTACCCCGTGCCTCCGTCGCCTCTCGCTGGCCGGCTGCCACATCGCTTTCGAGTTCGACCCGTATCGAGGGTGCCCGGTTGGAGCCGTTGAGGATTCGTCAGCATTGCTGTCACTGAGGAACTTGCGGAGGTTGTTAACAGAGCAGAAATCCACCATTGTAGCTCTGGACCTCAGCAGAACCTCCATCACCCCCGAGTCACTCCGCATTGTTGCACAGGTCGGATAACCTTAAGTCACTGCAGCTTCTTTACTGCTTGAAGGAATGATCCTTGATCTTGGTTCCTATTTGGTGGTTTATATAGAATAAgattttatttatgatttagAATCTTTTCATGATTTTAGCATGTCCTTTAGTTTCTGTAAAGATAGTTTCAACTGCCTATCTTCATAagacctttttttaatttcttgattttctctctgttcCAGGTTCAGGGTTTAGTCTTAGACGAACTATGTCTGCACGGCTGTAAGGAGCTGACCGACTACTCAGTGGAAGTTCTGGTGAAGCACCAGCCGAGCCTCAAGAAACTGGACATTAGTGCCTGCACTGAGCTGACCAACAGGTCTGTAGAGGCCGTAGCCCGGGGCCTGAAGACACTGACACACCTCTCCTTGTCCCGTGACTGGAGGATCACTGAAAAAGGTAGAGTGTTATTGTTTTTGAGTGAATTAAAGACTTAAAGATTGAAATTTAAAGaattgtcagtgttgtgtttacagcttgttgtgcTGCCCCCATGTCGTCAAAGAAATAAATTAACATGGGTTTGATGCTTGTGAAATACTATATATTTCCATTTGACACCCTCTGTGCACATTAACTAGTAACTCTCTTAGTGTTCTACTTCAATTAATGATTTCCTGTCATCCACAGGCCTCGCTGACCTTCTGTCTGTGTCGTCCCTGAGGAGTCTGGATCTGTCTGAGTGTCTGCACATCAGTGGGACAGAGATAGTGAAAGGCTTGACGGGATCCGTAGCTGCCAGAGCACAGCTTGAGACACTCAGCCTTAAGAGCTGCACCTACATTCGGGTCAGATTGTGTTTGTACACTATGTGTGATTATATCTTACTGTGTCTATGTAAAAAATACATGAGAAACctatcttcttcctcctctctcttcaggATCTTGAAGTTTTCTCTCTGACCCAGCTTCTTGGGGATACTCTCCGCGAGCTAGACTTGACATCATGTGTCAACGTGACTGACCTGTCTGTGCGCTCTATCGCCACCTACCTGCACAGGCTGGTGGTTCTGCGGCTCGGCTGGTGTAAAGAAGTCACAGACTGGGGGCTGCTGGGGATGGTGGAAACAAGCAAATGTGACCCTGACAACGAGACGGTGAGAAAGACAGACATTTTGTGGCTGTAAGGAAAGAGGGAATTGCTTTCCTTATACACTGGAATTTACAGTAACTGTAGTTTTAGCAGGATGTGCTAAAGCTGTGCATAAATATACTTATCTCAACAGAGTGACAAGGGTCCCAAGTTCACCCGGACCTTCGGCAACATGGGCTTCTTCAAGCCTCCTCGTTTGCCTTTTGAGGAGCGGCCCAAGCTGGTGACGCAGAACGACCTGCAGCAGTTCAGACAACAGGCTGGAGCTTCACTTTTAGCTCTCAACAGGCTGCAGGAgctggacctgtctgcctgcgaCAAACTCACTGACAGCAGCATCACACAGGTgggaggctgaggagcagccaatgtgtgtgtgtttgtagtagAATATATTAtattcttttatatttatatatttttatatttcaaaaagtCAGTACTGTTTCTCCTGTCCTCAGGTGGTGCGTTACCCGGACCTCCACAGTCTGTCACTCTCCATGCTGCCGGAGATCACCGACGCCAGCTTGGCATCAGTAGCCTGGCACTGCCGCAGCCTCACCAGCTTGGCCCTCAGCCACTGCCCAGGGATCAGTGACCGTGGAGTGGCACAGGCTGTACCGTATCTCCACAGACTGCAGCATCTCTACCTCTCCTGTTGTAATAACAtcactgacaggtgagtgtCAAACAGCCCCACGTCGCCTGTATCTGCAGCCCCAGACAAAAAATGAATTCCTAATGTTTTAACCCTCGATCCATCCAGATCTTTGTTCCTCCTGGTGCAACACTGTAAACGTCTGCGAACACTCGACATCTCAAGGTGCAAAAACATCTCCATGACAACTCTGGAGCTCCTTCAATCACAGCTGCCCTTCTTGGAAAATGTCCACTACAAATTCATAGGTGGGGCAGATCATATACTTGCACTCTGACTGACTCCGGCAGGACCTTTTTAATAAGAAAACCTGCTGACCTGCCTTCTCCGTAAGTTGAGCTTTTGCACATCTCAGTAATTTGCACaaaaactgaaggaaatgttGAAATCTATATGTTAACTGTACTGTAAGTGGTTTTAAACAAGTATTGTCCAGGTACAACTTGTATGATACAAAACCACATGGCAgataaaattgtatttaaccACCATATTTAAAGATCATTAACTGTTAAGTCCAAGGGGAGAAATTTGTAGTATTTATGTTCACTTTATGTGATGCATCATCACTGAGGGCACAGATTTAAGTGAGGCATTTAAAGGTGGCACATCTGTGCACAATTGTCTGTTTAAATCAAGAGAAACTCTGAAAACTGCAACATACAGCTGCCAAAGCAAGAAATACATTCACATTATCTCAGTAGGACGAGATGTGAAGGTGTCTACGAGTTGTAGATATCAATGAAACCAGTCAGTGTCTCAGAAAACATTTCCATCACTGAAGGTtgaaagaaaatggaggaagctTTCATAAGAAATCATTTTGTTGAGATTAagttgattatttttgtaatgctttagttttgttgatttcttttctATTGCAGAGAAAAGAACGTTAATTCTTAATAGtgtgttattatatatttaatacttattaattacatttagtctacaactaatgacattccaattttgttttttttaaatgctaaaaGGAGATCAGACTTCAGTTCTCATGTTTGTccatttctgacttttttctttcttatttttttaatggcaaAATAGGTTTAATATTTTTGTAACAGTTTTGTGCTGCTGAAGTATAAGTAAAGATGTGATATGAAATGAAATAGTGGTTCTCAAATAGTTTTCTCAACAACAACTGTCAGATACCAAAAAAGGTTGGccgctgtgtaaaacataaattaaacagaatgtgataatttccCTTTTGACATAAACTAGACTGAAAACATTACAAAGACGATGTATCAGGTAAACAAGTTCATTGGTAACAGATGATAGTATCATGATAGCATTctgttatttcatttatgttttacaccGTGTACCAACTCTTTCTAAATTGGGGGTTGTAGAAACAAATTACTCCGATGCTTAGGTGAATGATGAAGAGAAATTTATTTTGCATGGTCTCTTTCAGAGGTTTTCCTTTTAGAGGATGTCAGCTGCCCCTGACAGAGGCAGAGACTTACAGactgtaaaaattaaaaatcaaagatAAAAGATGTTGATTTTATAAATAAACCAAAGCTTGGCTctgagcaaaacacacacacatgcttgtttttttttcctcagtatAAATCAAACTGTTTATTCATGTGAAGTCCCCCAAAGCACATGACTCAAAGTGAAGGTTATCACAGAGGGTTGCGCATCAGGAATGCACTGCACAGGACAGTGCTGACTGAATaacataatgtgaaaaaaaacactcaaacacactccGTGATTATGCTGTAGACCTGTGTCAGTTCATACGTAGCTGCTTTGAGTGTCGCCACTACAGTGCTTTGTGAGTGAGAAAGTCGTACACTGTCAGAGCATGTCACTTCTATCATAGTATTATAAAAATGTACCTTGTAGGCAATTGATCAGTTACAAAACagttcaggaaaagatcattgaTTGCATACTGTATCATACCGATTTCCTGGGATGATTGCTGGTTCGATATAAAACTTGTTACAGGTTTTTTGTCATTATCAAACAGCTAATTATGGCAAAGGTTTACAAGTACCTATTGTTAAAAACCAAAAGAAGAAAGGTAAGTTTGGTACCTAATGCAAAATCAAAGTTGTACGGAGCATCTTATTGTATTGTCTATTTGTTGGAAATGAGCATAACATGTACCACATCTTGAGAAAGCACTCAGTTTTAGTTAATGcccattaaaataaaagcaactgAAGGTTCAAAGCATCTGTAACCTCCTCACACATGGGATCATTCCATGTATCGTACATTTTAGATATATttagaaatataaaaagattaaaaaacaaaattaaagtaCCATTGCTTGAGTGGCTGTATTGTATA
This sequence is a window from Pagrus major chromosome 8, Pma_NU_1.0. Protein-coding genes within it:
- the fbxl9 gene encoding uncharacterized protein fbxl9; the encoded protein is MEDCNWEDFTETPELPLEIIVYILSFLHASDRKEASLVCRRWYSASQDLRFQRDVTFCFPASASSLELIRGLGRKSRCSLIISQLDGFSLSRSLLLEVGLCLGPKLKSLALPGSSITEASLLALLPRLTSLRRLDLRGLDSLFMSGAFLSREEHRQQVRSALCGLEELDLSDLRYLSDLTFNRLTGCTPCLRRLSLAGCHIAFEFDPYRGCPVGAVEDSSALLSLRNLRRLLTEQKSTIVALDLSRTSITPESLRIVAQVQGLVLDELCLHGCKELTDYSVEVLVKHQPSLKKLDISACTELTNRSVEAVARGLKTLTHLSLSRDWRITEKGLADLLSVSSLRSLDLSECLHISGTEIVKGLTGSVAARAQLETLSLKSCTYIRDLEVFSLTQLLGDTLRELDLTSCVNVTDLSVRSIATYLHRLVVLRLGWCKEVTDWGLLGMVETSKCDPDNETSDKGPKFTRTFGNMGFFKPPRLPFEERPKLVTQNDLQQFRQQAGASLLALNRLQELDLSACDKLTDSSITQVVRYPDLHSLSLSMLPEITDASLASVAWHCRSLTSLALSHCPGISDRGVAQAVPYLHRLQHLYLSCCNNITDRSLFLLVQHCKRLRTLDISRCKNISMTTLELLQSQLPFLENVHYKFIGGADHILAL